In Candidatus Sodalis pierantonius str. SOPE, one DNA window encodes the following:
- a CDS encoding YjcB family protein: MTGTSNRSSRNATAFIFTGVGIGMACWFVTGLLGITLAQLLMIRHEMWESMKQGMLFMMANTPPDLQFT; the protein is encoded by the coding sequence GTGACCGGAACCAGCAACCGGTCCAGCCGCAACGCGACGGCGTTTATTTTCACCGGCGTGGGCATCGGTATGGCGTGCTGGTTTGTCACCGGGCTGCTGGGGATTACCCTGGCGCAGTTGCTGATGATTCGCCACGAAATGTGGGAAAGCATGAAGCAAGGTATGCTGTTTATGATGGCCAACACGCCGCCCGATCTGCAGTTCACCTAA
- a CDS encoding ABC transporter permease subunit (The N-terminal region of this protein, as described by TIGR01726, is a three transmembrane segment that identifies a subfamily of ABC transporter permease subunits, which specificities that include histidine, arginine, glutamine, glutamate, L-cystine (sic), the opines (in Agrobacterium) octopine and nopaline, etc.): MNFNWAVVQDNMTYLLWGMVAEGEPGGLLLTILIALAAGVIALALGVLLAALAWRFGGWTRRLLFVWADLIRGIPLIFVIFWLYFLLPVAFGHSLPGAVTVTLALAWFTSAAVMHATLAGLRALPTGQVEAGLASGLSHWHVLRLILLPQAWPNLLPSWTGLLTSLIKDTSLAFIVNVPELTTVAGQVNSRLQIYPAEIFLLVGALYYVLCALLTALAAWSGRSAGLRRGGERRLGA; encoded by the coding sequence ATGAACTTTAATTGGGCGGTGGTGCAAGATAATATGACGTATCTGCTTTGGGGCATGGTGGCGGAAGGGGAACCCGGCGGCCTGCTGCTGACGATTTTGATAGCGCTTGCTGCGGGCGTCATCGCCCTGGCGCTGGGTGTGCTGCTGGCGGCGCTGGCCTGGCGTTTCGGCGGCTGGACGCGTCGCTTACTGTTTGTCTGGGCGGATCTTATCCGCGGTATCCCGCTTATTTTCGTCATTTTCTGGCTCTACTTCCTGCTGCCGGTGGCGTTCGGCCACTCTCTGCCCGGCGCGGTGACCGTCACGCTGGCGCTGGCCTGGTTTACCTCCGCGGCGGTCATGCACGCGACGCTGGCCGGTCTGCGGGCCTTGCCGACCGGTCAGGTGGAAGCCGGCCTGGCCAGCGGTCTTAGCCATTGGCACGTCCTGCGGTTGATTCTGCTGCCCCAGGCCTGGCCGAATTTGTTGCCCTCCTGGACCGGTCTGCTAACGTCGCTGATTAAGGATACGTCGCTGGCGTTTATCGTCAATGTGCCGGAGCTGACTACCGTGGCAGGCCAGGTCAACAGCCGGCTGCAAATTTATCCGGCCGAAATCTTCTTGCTGGTCGGCGCACTGTATTATGTTTTGTGCGCCTTGCTTACCGCGTTGGCGGCCTGGTCCGGTCGCAGTGCCGGGCTGCGTCGCGGTGGCGAACGCCGGCTGGGGGCTTAA
- a CDS encoding DMT family transporter: protein MPILLALLAPILWGSTYATVRLFLQEQSPVWVAVWRALPAGILLLMIHPTKPPLPAKKMLALSFCNIAAFFLLLLIAAYRLPGSIAGTLNATMPLQVMLLRWLQEGKRPSWWMALLSLAEIAGVALLLNPSSSPDPVGVAAALAATLLIAQSTLWMSRWQYRDALALTAWQLLLGGMMLLPVALALAGPSALPRPHAWPGLIWLVLANSALAYWCWVWALNRFGPAVMSIVSLLNPLSAVLLGVMLLPERLSWPQWLGIALILFAVLLMKIPTALRRPVRAKAARGVPPAAVADRPEGSPEQR, encoded by the coding sequence ATGCCTATTCTCCTCGCCTTGCTTGCCCCGATACTGTGGGGCAGTACCTACGCGACGGTCAGATTGTTTTTGCAAGAACAATCTCCCGTCTGGGTGGCGGTCTGGCGCGCGCTACCGGCCGGTATCCTGCTGTTGATGATTCATCCCACCAAACCGCCGCTGCCGGCGAAAAAAATGCTGGCGCTAAGCTTTTGCAATATTGCGGCCTTTTTTCTGCTGCTTTTGATCGCTGCCTACCGGTTACCGGGATCGATTGCCGGCACGTTAAACGCCACCATGCCGCTGCAGGTGATGCTGCTACGCTGGCTGCAGGAAGGAAAAAGGCCGTCGTGGTGGATGGCGCTGCTGTCATTGGCCGAGATTGCCGGCGTGGCGTTATTACTTAATCCCTCGTCGTCGCCGGATCCGGTCGGGGTCGCGGCGGCACTGGCGGCGACGCTGTTGATTGCGCAGTCCACGCTGTGGATGAGTCGCTGGCAATATCGGGATGCGCTGGCGCTGACCGCCTGGCAACTGCTGCTCGGCGGCATGATGTTGCTGCCGGTAGCGCTGGCGCTGGCGGGGCCGTCGGCCCTGCCGCGGCCGCACGCCTGGCCGGGACTTATTTGGCTGGTGCTGGCCAACAGCGCGCTGGCGTATTGGTGCTGGGTATGGGCGCTGAACCGCTTTGGCCCCGCGGTGATGTCGATAGTGTCGTTACTTAATCCGCTGAGCGCGGTGTTGCTGGGGGTCATGCTGTTGCCGGAGCGGTTATCGTGGCCGCAGTGGCTCGGTATCGCACTGATTTTGTTTGCCGTGCTGTTGATGAAAATTCCCACTGCGCTGCGCCGACCGGTGCGCGCTAAAGCGGCCAGGGGCGTACCGCCAGCCGCCGTGGCGGACAGGCCTGAGGGCAGCCCCGAGCAGCGGTGA
- a CDS encoding TolC family protein, whose translation MGPDYQPPQPSTPSAFNDLRRTDRTASRALAAQPDPKWWRTFNDAQLDSLIDRAIAGNLSLQQAVLRIAGAREQTLQAGAAGLPTVSANASATRQQLGLKGELDSYGVRAQVAESSEELASRLDSLTRPIHLYQGSFDTSWELDLWGRVRRSVEMANAQTQASVESRNDALVSLEAEVARAYLQFLQLRGAQSVSDTLMAQIDVAQYQAQQRQAMNGLAVPVGVPASLARRRPDVREAEAQLHAATANIGVSGAQLFPDLSLTGQFEMRNTDSDYLTHWSSHFYSYGPQVSIPIFQGGRLVSNVRLARAQQANAVLAYRQTVLTALQDVENALVSYRADQQRVDGLEQTADALQNAFNLASNSYRQGISTFIEVLDAQRQLAQARQQAASARVQSSVDLVSLYKALGGGLELYPQGDLPKFQIVGPAETVNGKS comes from the coding sequence ATGGGGCCCGATTACCAACCGCCCCAACCCTCCACGCCGTCGGCCTTCAATGACCTGCGCCGCACCGACCGCACCGCCTCCCGGGCGCTGGCCGCGCAGCCAGACCCAAAGTGGTGGCGCACCTTTAACGATGCGCAGCTCGATAGCCTTATCGACCGCGCCATCGCCGGCAATCTCTCCTTGCAGCAGGCGGTATTGCGTATCGCCGGCGCCCGTGAACAAACGCTGCAAGCGGGCGCCGCCGGCCTGCCGACCGTTAGCGCCAACGCCAGCGCCACGCGCCAGCAGTTGGGCCTGAAAGGCGAACTGGACTCGTATGGCGTCCGCGCCCAGGTGGCTGAAAGCAGCGAAGAGCTCGCCTCGCGCCTGGATTCGCTCACGCGGCCGATTCACCTTTATCAAGGCAGTTTCGACACGTCCTGGGAGTTGGATTTATGGGGTCGGGTGCGCCGCTCCGTTGAAATGGCCAACGCGCAAACGCAGGCCTCGGTGGAAAGCCGCAATGATGCTCTGGTCTCGCTGGAGGCCGAAGTGGCGCGGGCCTATTTACAGTTTTTACAGTTGCGCGGCGCGCAAAGCGTCAGCGACACGCTGATGGCGCAAATTGACGTGGCGCAGTATCAAGCCCAACAGCGCCAGGCAATGAATGGGCTGGCGGTGCCGGTGGGCGTCCCCGCCTCCCTGGCGCGTCGCCGTCCTGATGTACGCGAGGCGGAAGCGCAGCTGCACGCCGCAACCGCCAATATCGGCGTCTCGGGCGCGCAGCTGTTCCCGGATCTGTCGCTGACCGGCCAATTCGAGATGCGCAACACCGATTCTGATTATCTCACCCATTGGAGCAGCCATTTTTATTCCTATGGTCCGCAGGTGTCTATTCCCATTTTCCAAGGCGGGAGGCTGGTGTCGAATGTGCGGCTGGCGCGGGCGCAACAGGCAAATGCCGTCCTCGCCTATCGCCAAACGGTACTGACCGCGCTCCAGGATGTGGAAAACGCCTTGGTCAGTTATCGCGCCGACCAGCAGCGGGTCGACGGGTTGGAACAAACCGCCGACGCGCTGCAAAATGCCTTCAATCTGGCCAGCAACAGCTATCGCCAGGGGATAAGCACCTTTATCGAGGTGTTGGACGCGCAGCGTCAGCTGGCACAGGCGCGGCAGCAGGCCGCCAGCGCCCGCGTACAATCCAGCGTGGACCTGGTCTCGCTGTATAAAGCGCTGGGCGGCGGCTTGGAGCTCTATCCGCAGGGAGATTTGCCTAAGTTTCAGATAGTTGGCCCGGCCGAGACGGTAAACGGAAAATCTTAA
- the istB gene encoding IS21-like element ISSoEn3 family helper ATPase IstB has translation MDTLLMALRELKLSAMVQALETQRELPGSYGELGFEERLSLMVEAENLHRKNNHIFRMRRQSQMHLQAKPEDIRYIPSRGVTPEQMRDLLGGQYLKYQKSILITGPTGTGKTWLSCALGEQACRQQYSMRYWRVGRLLAHLHQCQVDGTYLKQLKQLEKIELLILDDVGLESISPMQATMLLEVMEDRYDKSSSILISQLPVKKWYGLIENPTTADALLDRLVHPSYRLELKGESLRKEQGVASTGKID, from the coding sequence ATGGATACACTGTTAATGGCTCTGCGAGAGCTGAAGTTGTCGGCAATGGTCCAGGCGTTGGAGACGCAACGCGAACTCCCGGGGAGTTATGGGGAGCTGGGGTTCGAGGAGCGGTTGTCGCTGATGGTAGAAGCGGAAAATTTGCATAGAAAAAACAACCACATATTCCGTATGCGACGGCAATCGCAAATGCACTTGCAGGCAAAACCGGAAGATATCCGTTATATCCCTAGCCGAGGAGTGACACCGGAACAGATGCGAGATCTGCTAGGGGGACAATATCTGAAATATCAGAAAAGCATACTCATCACGGGGCCGACAGGTACGGGAAAAACCTGGCTCAGTTGTGCGCTTGGTGAGCAGGCATGCCGGCAGCAATATAGCATGCGTTACTGGCGAGTGGGTCGGTTGCTGGCCCATCTTCACCAGTGTCAGGTAGACGGGACCTATCTAAAACAGCTTAAGCAGTTAGAAAAAATAGAGTTACTGATCTTGGACGACGTGGGCCTAGAATCAATAAGTCCGATGCAGGCAACGATGCTGTTGGAGGTGATGGAAGATCGCTACGACAAAAGCAGCAGCATCCTGATCAGTCAACTGCCGGTGAAAAAATGGTATGGACTGATAGAAAACCCCACGACAGCTGACGCGTTACTCGATCGGTTAGTACACCCCAGCTATAGACTGGAACTTAAAGGCGAATCACTACGCAAAGAGCAAGGAGTAGCCAGCACAGGAAAAATAGACTAA
- a CDS encoding YjcB family protein, whose product MILVTYFCGAMQKNEGKLHHQLMIGEIFTVGMLAASFLVMRWELLSAMMMFFASQLHVQCHRCRFRRIRSAVPATSDQLFRYFPITHSSDIRSRVRSSSDSGLVYFSCAGYSLLFA is encoded by the coding sequence ATGATCCTCGTCACATATTTTTGTGGCGCAATGCAAAAAAACGAGGGAAAATTACACCATCAGTTGATGATTGGAGAAATTTTTACCGTGGGAATGCTTGCCGCAAGCTTTCTTGTGATGCGCTGGGAACTGCTCAGCGCGATGATGATGTTTTTTGCCAGCCAGCTGCACGTGCAGTGCCACCGGTGCAGATTCCGACGTATCCGATCAGCTGTTCCGGCGACATCCGATCAGTTATTCCGATATTTTCCGATCACCCATTCCAGTGATATTCGATCACGTGTTCGCTCATCTTCTGACTCGGGTTTAGTCTATTTTTCCTGTGCTGGCTACTCCTTGCTCTTTGCGTAG
- a CDS encoding PQQ-binding-like beta-propeller repeat protein: MTSERLYVQHAPLPAAAAATETDRTGRNEWRHYDRTPAWAIHTDDVMQPGEDKKGREFNFEATPIKVANRLYLCTPHRRVLVLNATTGKTLWTYDPHNDTRANEYLACRGVPITNRPPRQCPLRSAHYQHHRRCQTHRA, from the coding sequence ATGACCAGCGAACGTCTGTACGTTCAGCATGCACCGCTGCCGGCTGCGGCGGCGGCGACCGAGACAGACAGGACCGGGCGCAATGAGTGGCGCCACTATGATCGCACCCCCGCCTGGGCGATCCACACCGACGATGTCATGCAGCCGGGGGAAGATAAAAAAGGGCGCGAATTCAATTTTGAGGCTACCCCGATTAAAGTGGCCAATCGGCTTTATCTCTGTACGCCGCACCGGCGGGTGCTGGTGCTGAATGCGACCACCGGTAAAACCCTCTGGACCTACGATCCCCACAACGACACCCGCGCCAACGAGTATCTTGCCTGTCGCGGGGTGCCTATTACCAATCGCCCACCCCGCCAATGCCCCCTGCGATCGGCGCATTATCAGCACCACCGCCGATGCCAAACTCATCGCGCTTGA
- a CDS encoding MarR family winged helix-turn-helix transcriptional regulator, whose protein sequence is MMNQDHVDRVLEQWRSQRPDLDCLPIGLVGRLARMNNLIGAQVNALHARAGLEPVEFDILATLRRSGEEVTPTRLYQTLMLSSGAMSVRLDKLLTRGLIYRQPHEHDRRSCKVGLTDAGLALIDSAMTAHVENEQRLLAPLDVAQRQQLTALLRLWLQANE, encoded by the coding sequence ATGATGAACCAGGATCACGTCGACCGCGTACTGGAACAATGGCGCAGCCAGCGCCCGGATTTGGATTGCCTGCCCATAGGTCTGGTTGGCCGTCTTGCCCGGATGAATAACCTGATCGGCGCCCAGGTCAATGCGCTCCATGCCCGCGCGGGCCTGGAGCCGGTGGAGTTCGATATTCTCGCCACCCTGCGCCGCAGCGGGGAAGAGGTGACGCCGACCCGGCTGTATCAGACGTTGATGTTATCCTCCGGCGCCATGTCGGTGCGGCTGGACAAGCTGCTCACGCGCGGGCTGATTTACCGCCAGCCCCATGAGCACGATCGCCGCAGCTGCAAAGTCGGGTTGACCGATGCCGGGCTGGCGCTCATCGACAGCGCCATGACCGCCCATGTAGAGAATGAACAACGCCTGCTGGCGCCGCTTGATGTGGCGCAGCGCCAGCAGTTAACCGCATTGCTGCGCCTGTGGCTGCAGGCGAACGAATAG